A stretch of Longibacter salinarum DNA encodes these proteins:
- the ffh gene encoding signal recognition particle protein gives MFESLSEKLEGALQSVTGQGRINELNVAETMREIRRALLNADVNYQVAKEFTNNVKEKALGEDVLTSVTPGQQLTKIVYDELTRVLGGEHVEIEYAEDPPTVILVAGLQGSGKTTFCSKLAKHLRSKGRAPLLAAADVYRPAAVDQLQKLASGINVPVYTVSDDDGKPVQDAVRVAEEAVEEARNTARDVVIIDTAGRMHIDEAMMEEVSTIKSAVDPNEILFVVDSMTGQDAVNTAKEFNEQLDYDGVVLTKLDGDTRGGAALSIRSVVQKPIKFASTGEKLDALTEFYPDRMAQRILGMGDVVSFVERAQEQYDEKQAEKLQEKIRSEDFDLQDFYDQLQRIQKMGSVKDLLGMIPGVGRQIKDLDVDDDAFKHIEAMIQSMTPKERSHPEILNGTRRRRIARGSGVEVRDVNQLIKQFREMKKMMKTMSKLTGQGRSMNLKKLMSKFGGGNSPFPGM, from the coding sequence ATGTTTGAGAGCCTCTCTGAAAAGCTGGAAGGTGCCCTGCAGTCCGTAACCGGACAGGGGCGGATTAATGAGCTGAATGTAGCGGAGACGATGCGCGAGATCCGCCGCGCTCTGCTCAATGCGGACGTGAATTATCAGGTCGCGAAGGAGTTTACGAACAACGTCAAGGAGAAAGCGCTCGGTGAGGACGTCCTCACGTCCGTGACACCGGGGCAACAGCTCACCAAGATTGTTTACGACGAGCTGACGCGTGTGCTCGGCGGTGAACATGTGGAGATTGAGTACGCTGAGGATCCGCCGACGGTTATTCTCGTGGCCGGGCTTCAGGGCTCCGGCAAGACGACCTTCTGCTCCAAGCTCGCCAAGCATCTTCGGAGCAAGGGCCGTGCGCCGCTTCTGGCTGCCGCGGACGTGTATCGCCCGGCGGCTGTCGATCAGCTGCAAAAGCTCGCGTCCGGCATCAACGTCCCGGTGTACACCGTCAGCGATGACGACGGGAAGCCGGTGCAGGATGCTGTGCGGGTTGCAGAGGAAGCCGTTGAAGAGGCGCGTAACACCGCCCGCGACGTCGTCATCATTGATACGGCGGGCCGCATGCACATTGACGAGGCCATGATGGAGGAGGTATCCACCATCAAGTCGGCGGTCGATCCGAATGAGATCCTGTTCGTCGTGGACTCCATGACGGGGCAGGATGCGGTAAACACGGCGAAAGAATTCAACGAGCAGTTGGATTACGACGGCGTCGTGCTGACCAAGCTCGATGGCGACACGCGCGGTGGGGCAGCACTCTCGATCCGGTCGGTCGTGCAAAAGCCGATCAAGTTTGCCTCGACGGGAGAGAAGCTCGACGCACTCACCGAGTTCTACCCCGACCGCATGGCGCAGCGCATCCTCGGGATGGGCGACGTCGTTTCGTTCGTTGAGCGGGCGCAAGAACAGTACGACGAGAAGCAGGCCGAGAAACTGCAGGAGAAGATCCGCTCGGAGGACTTCGACCTGCAGGACTTCTACGATCAGCTTCAGCGGATCCAGAAGATGGGTTCGGTGAAAGACCTTCTCGGCATGATTCCTGGCGTCGGGCGTCAGATCAAGGATCTGGATGTCGACGACGACGCCTTCAAGCATATTGAGGCGATGATTCAGTCGATGACGCCGAAGGAGCGCTCGCACCCCGAGATTCTGAACGGGACGCGCCGCCGCCGGATCGCACGTGGAAGTGGCGTCGAAGTGCGGGACGTCAACCAGTTGATCAAGCAGTTCCGCGAGATGAAGAAGATGATGAAGACCATGTCGAAGCTGACCGGCCAGGGTCGCTCGATGAACCTCAAGAAGCTCATGAGCAAGTTCGGTGGCGGCAACTCGCCGTTCCCGGGAATGTAA
- a CDS encoding carboxymuconolactone decarboxylase family protein: protein MNTSDGADRLEAFRAYRDRMNERILEEKDHLGIKRFFNLDSAAYRDGALDGGTKELLGLVASMVLRCNDCIDYHLQQCIEQGFSDEELEDAMNVALVVGGSIVIPHLRHAVETIDLLREEKEKASE from the coding sequence ATGAACACATCTGACGGAGCGGATCGTTTGGAGGCATTTCGGGCGTATAGGGACCGGATGAACGAGCGGATCCTCGAGGAGAAAGACCATCTGGGGATCAAGCGCTTTTTCAATCTGGATTCTGCGGCGTACCGTGATGGTGCGCTCGACGGCGGTACAAAAGAGCTGTTGGGGCTTGTTGCCTCCATGGTGCTGCGCTGCAACGACTGCATCGACTACCACTTGCAGCAATGCATCGAGCAAGGGTTTTCCGACGAAGAGTTGGAGGACGCCATGAACGTGGCTTTGGTCGTCGGCGGTTCGATCGTGATCCCGCACTTGCGACACGCGGTTGAAACGATTGATCTGCTTCGGGAAGAGAAAGAGAAAGCGTCCGAGTAG
- a CDS encoding 5-formyltetrahydrofolate cyclo-ligase: MPSSATKSELRQHFDATRKAMDRGAITDRSKRIARHVLNLPAIRGASCVHAYWPIPEQNEVDTRYIIDALVERDVDVALPVVTSFEAGTPEMAHRRFTGRSDLQRNEWNIAEPIDGPEVLLSNIDAVIVPALGAGLNGHRIGHGWGYYDAFLKDLDPSIPRILLAFDDCVRPHVPCDAHDIPVHIIVTESGLHKVASPDDAPDAAGQP; the protein is encoded by the coding sequence ATGCCTTCTTCTGCTACAAAATCTGAACTCCGGCAACACTTCGATGCCACGCGTAAGGCGATGGATCGCGGTGCCATTACAGATCGCAGCAAACGAATTGCCCGGCACGTGCTGAACCTGCCCGCAATTCGAGGGGCGAGCTGCGTACATGCTTACTGGCCGATTCCTGAGCAGAATGAAGTCGATACACGCTATATTATCGATGCCCTCGTGGAGCGCGACGTAGATGTAGCTTTGCCGGTTGTCACTAGCTTCGAAGCCGGCACGCCTGAGATGGCTCACCGACGGTTCACCGGACGTTCCGACCTGCAACGCAACGAATGGAATATCGCGGAGCCGATCGATGGCCCGGAGGTTCTACTGTCTAACATCGATGCCGTGATCGTACCCGCTCTCGGGGCCGGACTGAATGGTCACCGGATCGGCCACGGCTGGGGGTACTACGATGCGTTCCTCAAAGACCTGGACCCCTCTATTCCGCGCATCCTCCTGGCATTTGACGACTGTGTTCGCCCTCACGTGCCGTGCGACGCACACGACATCCCTGTTCACATCATTGTGACGGAGTCTGGATTGCACAAAGTCGCTTCCCCGGATGACGCGCCTGACGCAGCAGGACAACCCTGA
- a CDS encoding PspC domain-containing protein: MTRLTQQDNPDSFGLASLLASAPALPAPTTELNMTPSGSSKTRSSSPSTRDQSRSSDTTNVDLSTMRQNMDAAQRRSSGPTPQEAFETGRTTLSLDHISDEELDAFFFEEEAEQESWFNAPTLTGIALIVIGFVYLMAEMGILSGIALPAMVSLLPWLAGVFVVVLGFGLLSRGRTETRREREAVNRSRASKASTSAASRSKPNEATSTSESKKTESSNSSTFSMPDMSGSDQSWNPFRKKRFPLRRSMSDKRIMGVCSGIAHYFNLDPTLVRIAFVIGVIVTGGPFILAYIGLGWAMPKDTELTHEERMRIIRDS, encoded by the coding sequence ATGACGCGCCTGACGCAGCAGGACAACCCTGATTCGTTCGGCCTCGCATCGCTTCTTGCTTCTGCACCCGCTCTGCCTGCACCGACGACGGAATTAAATATGACACCCTCCGGTTCTTCCAAGACTCGCTCTTCCTCCCCATCCACCCGTGATCAGTCGCGGTCATCGGACACGACCAATGTGGACCTCTCGACGATGCGTCAGAATATGGACGCCGCCCAACGACGGTCATCTGGACCTACACCGCAGGAAGCCTTCGAGACGGGACGTACAACGCTCAGTCTAGATCACATCAGTGACGAGGAGCTCGATGCCTTCTTCTTCGAAGAGGAAGCCGAGCAAGAAAGCTGGTTCAATGCACCCACGCTGACGGGCATTGCGCTCATCGTTATTGGTTTCGTTTACCTGATGGCCGAGATGGGCATCCTGTCGGGAATCGCACTCCCGGCCATGGTGTCACTTCTTCCATGGCTCGCCGGCGTCTTCGTCGTCGTGCTTGGGTTTGGACTCCTGTCTCGCGGTCGCACGGAGACCCGACGGGAACGGGAAGCCGTCAACCGGTCGCGCGCGTCGAAGGCGAGCACGTCCGCGGCGTCACGTTCAAAACCAAACGAGGCGACCTCGACTTCCGAATCGAAAAAAACGGAGTCGTCTAACTCGTCGACGTTTAGCATGCCCGACATGTCCGGCTCAGACCAATCCTGGAATCCGTTTCGGAAGAAGCGCTTTCCTCTCCGGCGCTCCATGTCGGATAAGCGGATCATGGGCGTATGCTCGGGCATCGCACACTATTTCAATCTCGACCCGACCCTCGTACGAATTGCGTTCGTTATTGGCGTAATCGTGACGGGGGGCCCGTTCATCCTCGCCTACATCGGACTCGGCTGGGCCATGCCGAAGGACACCGAGCTCACACACGAGGAACGGATGCGCATCATCCGCGACAGTTAG
- a CDS encoding M16 family metallopeptidase, giving the protein MSSSPSFANRVQDRHVGPCQLLTLPTPVENFVSFKASFVTNPDFAAGDDIRQDLAVALLDKGTASRDRFEIARVLEDRGAKISISSDGLYIDISGKALTDDFAVVLDVLSEMLQEPLFDPKEFEKARASTIADLQRQLEQTSSQAAGALSRRLFPEDHPNYTPPTEELIEQAQALTLDEVRDYYNRHVGATDFRMAVVGDLDHKSVEESVLAAFSDWEPHESEAVHAREASPQEPGRSLVPMADRSNVDVRIGHPLDFYRDSDDYEAFYVANYILGGNFSARLMNQVRDEQGLTYHIGSSMSGVTVSHQGAWRTVVTLSSESLERGIEATIDVIRDFVEHGPTAEELATVKETITGSFVVGLATTGNLAQTLLTNAERGFDVEYIDRFPELIEGVTLEEVTEVTQRHLHPDRLHVGAAGTLPEPVRAE; this is encoded by the coding sequence ATGAGTTCTTCTCCCTCTTTTGCCAACCGCGTTCAAGATCGACACGTCGGTCCGTGTCAGCTTCTTACGCTGCCGACGCCGGTGGAAAACTTCGTCTCGTTCAAAGCTTCGTTCGTAACGAACCCCGATTTCGCCGCCGGGGACGACATTCGGCAGGACCTGGCGGTCGCGCTGCTCGATAAAGGAACCGCCTCTCGTGATCGGTTCGAAATTGCGCGGGTCCTCGAAGATCGCGGAGCAAAAATCAGCATATCGTCGGATGGGCTCTATATTGACATCAGTGGCAAGGCGCTGACGGACGACTTTGCTGTCGTTCTCGACGTGCTTTCGGAAATGTTGCAAGAGCCCTTGTTCGATCCGAAGGAGTTCGAAAAAGCACGAGCCTCTACGATTGCCGATCTGCAGCGGCAGCTTGAGCAAACGTCCAGTCAGGCTGCGGGAGCCCTGTCTCGCCGACTTTTCCCGGAGGATCACCCGAATTACACACCGCCGACGGAAGAGCTGATCGAGCAGGCTCAGGCGCTTACGTTGGATGAGGTCCGCGATTACTACAATCGCCACGTTGGTGCCACAGACTTCCGGATGGCTGTTGTTGGTGATCTTGATCACAAGTCCGTGGAGGAGTCCGTTCTGGCTGCCTTCTCGGACTGGGAGCCGCACGAAAGTGAGGCGGTTCATGCCCGCGAAGCATCTCCGCAGGAGCCTGGTCGCAGCCTCGTCCCGATGGCGGATCGTTCGAACGTCGACGTTCGAATCGGTCACCCGCTCGATTTCTACCGGGACTCCGACGATTACGAGGCGTTTTACGTTGCGAATTACATCCTGGGAGGCAATTTCTCGGCGCGTTTGATGAACCAGGTCCGCGACGAGCAGGGACTCACGTACCACATCGGTTCCAGCATGAGCGGCGTGACGGTTTCGCACCAGGGAGCCTGGCGGACCGTCGTGACCCTCAGCTCGGAATCTCTTGAACGGGGCATTGAGGCAACGATTGACGTAATCCGAGATTTTGTTGAGCACGGCCCGACCGCGGAAGAGCTTGCGACGGTCAAGGAGACAATCACGGGATCGTTCGTCGTTGGGCTTGCGACGACCGGAAACCTTGCACAGACCCTGCTCACAAACGCTGAACGGGGCTTTGATGTCGAATACATCGATCGCTTTCCGGAGCTGATCGAGGGAGTAACACTAGAGGAAGTAACCGAGGTCACGCAGCGCCATCTGCATCCCGATCGTCTTCATGTGGGAGCTGCTGGAACGCTCCCGGAACCTGTCCGAGCGGAATGA
- a CDS encoding M16 family metallopeptidase — protein MASTEVSSPSGIPESFEHVETLGGIQSYRHTTNGLEVLILPESAAPVATFMVTYRVGSRHEPMGLTGATHFLEHLMFKGTERFHKSKGTSIFNVLQSVGAKVNASTWVDRTNYYEMLPREHLPLAVEIEADRMRGALLDPEDVESERTVILNEYDRGRNESTSRLFDEVWATAFLAHPYRHPTIGWRSDIEGVDDSGLRHFYDQYYWPNNATVSIIGDVDPAEALTLVDQHFGDIPRSEHEITSPSVREPEQSGPRRLEVRQEGQLGAVLQAYKTPDGRDDDAEALDVLGRILASGKGSRLFRRCTDRGLTTDAYAINFRLRDPGLFCILTFLAPDKTHDVVEEAVEEVVQEVQENGVTEEEVRRAQTQIRASEAFDRDGPMKVASQLNEAIATGDWRLYVEYPDRIDAVTPEDVQRVARTYLLDDRLTVGRYVPTAPPEATNGAQVAQAAAGPVT, from the coding sequence ATGGCGTCTACCGAAGTCTCTTCCCCGTCCGGCATTCCAGAATCGTTCGAGCACGTAGAAACGCTGGGTGGTATCCAGTCTTATCGCCACACGACGAACGGGCTCGAAGTTCTCATCTTGCCAGAGTCGGCAGCTCCAGTGGCCACATTCATGGTCACGTATCGGGTTGGAAGCCGGCACGAACCGATGGGCCTCACGGGCGCAACGCATTTCCTCGAGCATCTGATGTTCAAGGGAACAGAGCGTTTTCATAAGTCAAAGGGAACGTCCATCTTCAACGTGCTTCAGAGCGTCGGAGCGAAGGTGAATGCGAGCACGTGGGTCGACCGAACGAACTACTACGAGATGCTGCCACGCGAGCATCTGCCTCTGGCCGTTGAAATCGAGGCCGATCGGATGCGCGGCGCACTGCTCGACCCGGAGGATGTGGAGTCGGAGCGAACGGTCATCCTAAACGAGTATGACCGCGGCCGTAACGAGTCGACCTCTCGTCTTTTCGACGAGGTATGGGCCACGGCTTTTCTCGCCCATCCGTACCGTCACCCGACCATCGGCTGGCGAAGCGATATTGAGGGTGTGGATGATAGCGGTCTACGGCACTTCTACGACCAGTACTACTGGCCGAACAACGCAACCGTCTCCATCATCGGGGACGTAGACCCTGCGGAGGCGCTCACCCTTGTCGACCAGCACTTCGGCGACATCCCGCGTTCGGAGCACGAAATCACGAGCCCGTCCGTCCGCGAACCCGAGCAGAGCGGGCCGAGGCGGCTGGAGGTGCGGCAGGAGGGACAGTTGGGAGCCGTACTTCAGGCGTATAAGACGCCCGATGGTCGAGACGACGACGCTGAGGCACTCGATGTTCTCGGGCGAATTCTCGCATCCGGAAAGGGCAGCCGTCTGTTCCGGCGCTGCACTGATCGTGGCCTGACCACGGACGCCTACGCGATCAATTTCCGCCTTCGCGATCCGGGTCTGTTCTGCATTCTGACGTTCCTCGCACCCGACAAGACGCACGATGTTGTGGAGGAAGCTGTCGAGGAAGTGGTGCAGGAGGTGCAGGAGAATGGCGTGACGGAGGAGGAAGTGCGTCGCGCCCAAACGCAGATTCGGGCAAGCGAAGCGTTCGATCGGGACGGGCCGATGAAGGTGGCCTCCCAGCTTAATGAGGCCATCGCGACGGGAGACTGGCGCCTGTACGTCGAATACCCGGACCGTATCGATGCGGTGACGCCGGAGGATGTGCAACGTGTCGCGCGAACGTACCTGCTCGACGACCGCCTGACCGTGGGTCGATACGTGCCGACGGCCCCGCCAGAGGCGACCAACGGAGCCCAGGTTGCCCAGGCAGCCGCGGGGCCCGTGACGTAG